A section of the Ictalurus punctatus breed USDA103 chromosome 8, Coco_2.0, whole genome shotgun sequence genome encodes:
- the sntb2 gene encoding beta-2-syntrophin produces MAIWTRADRNGQLDLLLRDRWVRVTAELTRETLTLTAEGEPSGTECYSPASGIRTAVANGTDPENQNRAQSPNSSGEQNHFKLGGSNGTSGDYHIHYGKLIRDNGVSPSEFGSPASGYGSPGSGLDSRPGDTSSSPSSEPVRKVRVVKQESGGLGISIKGGRENRMPILISKIFPGLAADQSRALRVGDAILSVNGNDLREATHDQAVQVLKKAGKEVTLEVRYIREVSPLFKKPSVLSELSWDGSEDSPKHNTTKDRKIIPLKMSFICRNLTMPDLENRLLELHSPDGQNLVVLRCKDTATAHSWFTAVHANIAALLPHTLTHINAYLSASNTHTQLKHIGWLAEQVTVESGRHRYRPVVMAMTEKDILLFDSVPWTLETWSTPLTTHTLLTTRLVHSGVTRGSPSLGSDLLFMTRTGSSRGVESHVFRVETHWDLSSWTRALVQGTHTAAELIKEVSIGCVLNREEVCLVLHYEHGFTVLRGGGGGGGGGGGGGGSGAPVGGTVLLHHPYDKLRSSADDAVRLLYLDFGGPEGELVFDLHSNPKPVVFVLHSFLSAKLARLGLIT; encoded by the exons ATGGCGATCTGGACTCGAGCGGACCGGAACGGACAACTGGACCTGCTGCTGCGGGATCGTTGGGTTCGGGTCACCGCGGAACTCACGCGCGAAACTTTGACTTTGACGGCCGAGGGAGAACCGAGCGGAACCGAGTGCTACAGCCCTGCATCAGGGATACGAACCGCCGTGGCTAACGGAACCGACCCGGAGAACCAGAACCGCGCGCAGAGCCCGAACTCATCCGGGGAACAGAACCACTTCAAACTGGGCGGAAGTAACGGAACATCCGGAGACTACCACATCCACTACGGCAAATTAATCCGCGATAACGGAGTCAGCCCTTCTGAGTTTGGCAGTCCTGCTTCAGGCTATGGAAGTCCGGGATCGGGGCTCGATTCTAGACCCGGTGATACCagttcatcaccatcatcggAACCGGTCCGGAAAGTTCGGGTGGTCAAACAGGAATCGGGCGGCTTGGGAATCAGTATTAAAGGAGGTCGGGAAAACAGGATGCCCATCCTAATATCTAAGATTTTCCCCGGTCTGGCAGCGGACCAGAGCCGGGCTCTGCGGGTCGGAGACGCCATACTGTCCGTGAACGGAAACGACCTCCGGGAAGCCACGCACGACCAGGCGGTACAGGTCCTGAAAAAGGCCGGGAAGGAGGTGACGCTGGAGG TAAGGTATATCCGTGAGGTTTCTCCTCTCTTTAAAAAGCCGTCGGTTTTATCGGAGCTGAGCTGGGACGGGAGTGAAGACTCTCCAAAACACAACACGACCAAAGACCGGAAGATCATTCCACTGAAAATGAGTTTCATCTGCAGGAACCTCACCATGCCTGACCTggagaacag gttgttGGAGCTGCACTCTCCCGACGGTCAGAACTTGGTGGTTCTGCGCTGTAAGGACACGGCCACTGCACACTCCTGGTTCACCGCCGTACATGCCAACATCGCCGCGCTgctgccacacacactcacacacatcaacGCCTACCTGAGtgcctccaacacacacacacagctcaaacACATCGGCTGGCTCGCAGAgcag GTAACTGTGGAAAGTGGGCGTCACCGGTACAGGCCAGTCGTCATGGCGATGACTGAGAAAGACATCCTGCTGTTTGACTCGGTGCCGTGGACACTAGAGACCTGGAGTACCCcgctgaccacacacacactgctgaccACACg ACTCGTTCACTCGGGCGTTACCCGCGGTTCCCCATCTTTAGGTTCTGATCTTCTCTTCATGACTCGGACGGGTTCTAGTCGTGGTGTCGAGTCTCATGTGTTCCGTGTGGAGACGCACTGGGACCTGTCGTCATGGACGCGAGCGCTCGTACAGGGGACACACACTGCCGCTGAGCTCATCAAAGAGGTGTCCATag ggtGTGTGTTGAACAGAGAGGAGGTGTGTTTGGTGCTGCATTATGAGCACGGCTTCACTGTGttgagaggaggaggaggaggaggaggaggaggaggaggaggcggcgGCAGCGGAGCTCCTGTAGGTGGCACTGTGCTCCTTCACCACCCCTATGACAAACTGCGCAGCTCCGCAGACGACGCAGTCAGACTCCTGTACCTCGACTTCGGGGGGCCCGAGGGGGAACTG GTGTTTGATCTGCATTCCAACCCAAAGCCGGTGGTGTTCGTTCTACACTCGTTTCTGTCGGCCAAACTCGCACGCCTTGGCCTGATCACGTGA